The Mucilaginibacter gracilis genomic interval TCCACTTCCGAATCATAGATCACCGTGTGCGTGCCCGGTACGCTATCTATCCTTAACGATTCGATAAGCACCTGGTTATTTTTTACCATATCAATACCCGTGCTGCCATCGTGCTCAAGCACGTTTACCCACTCGGTTTTGCCTTCCATGTTATCAATAATACCCTCGGCAATAGTCATGGCTGTACCACTTGGCGAATCCAGCTTTTGGGTATGGTGAATCTCTTCAACCTGCACATCATAATAAGGGTAATTATTCATCAGTTTGGCCAGCAACTTGTTCACATGGAAAAACACATTAACGCCTACACTAAAGTTAGATGCGTAAAGCAACGCGTTGTTACCCGCAATACATTCGTCTTTTATGTTTTGCAGTTGGCCGTACCAGCCGGTAGTACCAATAACAATAGGCAGGTTGGCCTCAAAACACTTGGCAATGTTGTTTAAAACCGAAT includes:
- the dapB gene encoding 4-hydroxy-tetrahydrodipicolinate reductase, with the translated sequence MKIALLGYGKMGKIIEKIALDRKHEIVLKIDYTNLNELTVENLKQADVAIEFSTPDSVLNNIAKCFEANLPIVIGTTGWYGQLQNIKDECIAGNNALLYASNFSVGVNVFFHVNKLLAKLMNNYPYYDVQVEEIHHTQKLDSPSGTAMTIAEGIIDNMEGKTEWVNVLEHDGSTGIDMVKNNQVLIESLRIDSVPGTHTVIYDSEVDMIEFKHTAHNRNGFALGAVMAAEWLKDKKGFFSAADMFNFDVLSK